The Methanobrevibacter thaueri DNA segment CCGATGACAACTGCGGTGTTTCCTTTTACCATTTGATTACTCATTTATTTTCCCCCTTTACCAGCTGCTTTTGCTTTAATCATTTTTGCAACTGAATCGTTTACAATCTTTTTATATTGATGTACTTCTAACGCTAACGGTTCCGGACATGTAAAGTAACAGTCTTTGCATCCGGTGCATCCGTTTCCACTATAATATGCAAATTGATATCCTGCATCGTTCATGTCATCTGATAGTAATATTGCATTTTGAGGACATCCGACTATACATCTCATACAGCCTTTGCATAGCTCTTTATTTATAACTGGATAAGATATCTCTTCTGTCATTTATATCATCTAATTTTTATTATCGTTTTCTCTGATTTCAACTCTTCTTATCTTACCACTGATTG contains these protein-coding regions:
- a CDS encoding 4Fe-4S dicluster domain-containing protein: MTEEISYPVINKELCKGCMRCIVGCPQNAILLSDDMNDAGYQFAYYSGNGCTGCKDCYFTCPEPLALEVHQYKKIVNDSVAKMIKAKAAGKGGK